A single Vibrio sp. YMD68 DNA region contains:
- the ubiE gene encoding bifunctional demethylmenaquinone methyltransferase/2-methoxy-6-polyprenyl-1,4-benzoquinol methylase UbiE, whose amino-acid sequence MTDISVQSNTALESNNSSQDPETTHFGFETVAKEEKVAKVAEVFHSVAAKYDIMNDLMSGGVHRLWKRFTIDCSGVRPGQRILDLGGGTGDLTAKFSRIVGDKGHVILADINNSMLNVGRDKLRDSGIVGNVHYVQANAEELPFPDDYFDCITISFCLRNVTDKDKALRSMFRVLKPGGRLLVLEFSKPVLEPLSKVYDAYSFHLLPKMGELIANDADSYRYLAESIRMHPDQETLQGMMESAGFEKTNYYNLTGGIVALHRGYKF is encoded by the coding sequence ATGACGGACATCAGCGTGCAATCAAATACAGCTTTAGAATCAAATAACTCATCACAAGACCCAGAAACAACGCATTTTGGCTTTGAAACCGTGGCAAAAGAAGAAAAAGTGGCAAAAGTCGCTGAAGTTTTTCACTCTGTTGCTGCGAAGTACGACATTATGAACGACCTAATGTCCGGTGGCGTTCATCGTTTGTGGAAACGCTTTACGATTGATTGCAGTGGTGTACGACCTGGTCAACGTATTCTTGATTTGGGTGGGGGTACCGGTGACCTAACGGCAAAATTTTCGCGAATTGTGGGCGACAAGGGCCACGTCATCTTAGCAGACATCAATAACTCGATGCTCAATGTTGGTCGTGATAAGTTGCGTGATAGTGGTATCGTTGGCAATGTTCATTATGTGCAAGCTAACGCTGAAGAACTGCCTTTTCCAGATGATTATTTTGATTGTATTACCATCAGCTTTTGCCTTCGTAACGTGACGGACAAAGATAAAGCGCTGCGTTCCATGTTTCGAGTATTAAAACCGGGTGGCCGTTTGTTGGTGTTAGAGTTTTCTAAGCCCGTTCTTGAGCCATTATCTAAGGTTTATGATGCCTATTCATTTCATCTATTGCCGAAGATGGGTGAGCTTATTGCGAACGATGCGGATAGCTATCGTTACCTTGCAGAATCGATACGAATGCACCCGGATCAAGAGACACTGCAAGGGATGATGGAAAGCGCAGGGTTTGAGAAAACCAATTACTACAATTTAACCGGTGGTATTGTTGCATTACACCGCGGCTATAAGTTTTAA
- the rmuC gene encoding DNA recombination protein RmuC: MQWILEHQTLVTSSIASAVMAGLAAGWWVKQKMQLTAQRLEQQLVSNEQLHLAQKEQLTSALRQAQKELDELDVARDQSAHELKQSHGKLMAVLEKLRHFDAVKQERQQFSQQLLEVREAKSQLEAQLREQEARHEQQHIANAEKLQILEQAEERLKQQFEHLANQLFEAKTAKVDEQNKQSLQGLLSPLKEQLEGFKKQVNDSFSQEAKERHTLVHELKSLQRLNEQMTREAVNLTQALKGDNKQQGNWGEVVLARVLAESGLREGHEYETQVNLQNEAGKRFQPDVIVHLPHEKQVVVDSKMALVAFERYFNADNDQDKAQALSNHLLALRAHIKGLSQKDYHQLKGIQSLDYVLMFIPVEPAFQIAIQADPNLVKEAMEQNIIIVSPTTLLVALRTIDNLWRNDRQTQNSQLIAERASKLYDKLRLFVDDMEGLGGALDKANQSYQGAMNKLATGRGNVIRQAESFKSLGVEVKKPISSNLVEVAQNDSLVERHPLEDKVN, translated from the coding sequence ATGCAATGGATTCTTGAACATCAAACACTAGTCACCAGCTCAATCGCGAGCGCCGTTATGGCAGGGCTGGCCGCGGGTTGGTGGGTAAAACAAAAAATGCAATTGACGGCTCAGCGCCTAGAGCAGCAGCTTGTCTCAAACGAGCAGCTTCATCTTGCCCAGAAAGAGCAATTGACCAGCGCGTTAAGACAGGCGCAAAAAGAGCTGGATGAGCTTGATGTTGCCAGAGACCAGTCGGCTCATGAACTCAAACAGTCGCATGGAAAACTGATGGCGGTATTGGAAAAGCTGCGCCATTTCGACGCAGTCAAACAAGAGCGTCAGCAATTTTCCCAGCAGTTACTGGAAGTGCGTGAGGCTAAATCGCAGCTAGAAGCCCAGTTGCGAGAGCAAGAAGCTCGCCATGAACAGCAACATATTGCCAATGCAGAAAAGCTGCAAATCCTAGAGCAAGCAGAAGAGCGATTAAAGCAGCAGTTTGAGCATTTGGCCAATCAACTGTTTGAAGCTAAAACCGCTAAAGTTGACGAGCAAAACAAACAAAGTCTCCAAGGGCTACTTTCTCCATTGAAAGAGCAGCTGGAAGGGTTTAAAAAACAGGTTAATGACAGTTTTAGCCAAGAAGCAAAAGAGCGCCACACCCTAGTGCATGAACTAAAAAGCCTGCAACGACTCAACGAACAAATGACTCGAGAAGCCGTTAATCTGACTCAAGCATTAAAAGGTGATAACAAACAGCAAGGTAACTGGGGTGAGGTGGTCCTTGCGCGAGTACTGGCAGAATCAGGTTTGCGTGAAGGGCATGAGTATGAAACTCAAGTGAATTTGCAAAACGAAGCGGGCAAGCGTTTTCAGCCCGATGTGATTGTTCACTTACCCCATGAAAAACAGGTCGTGGTCGATTCAAAAATGGCCCTGGTGGCGTTTGAGCGATATTTCAATGCAGACAACGACCAAGACAAAGCGCAAGCGTTAAGTAACCACTTACTGGCCCTTCGCGCGCATATCAAAGGGCTCAGTCAAAAAGACTATCATCAGCTTAAAGGCATACAGAGCCTAGACTACGTATTGATGTTCATCCCCGTTGAGCCTGCGTTTCAAATCGCTATTCAAGCGGATCCTAATCTGGTGAAAGAAGCGATGGAGCAGAATATTATCATCGTCAGTCCAACGACTTTGCTGGTGGCGCTGCGCACCATTGATAACTTATGGCGAAACGATCGTCAGACTCAAAATTCGCAATTGATCGCAGAAAGAGCCAGTAAGCTTTACGACAAGTTACGTCTGTTTGTTGATGACATGGAAGGGTTAGGGGGCGCATTAGACAAAGCCAATCAGAGCTATCAAGGAGCAATGAACAAACTCGCAACGGGTCGAGGTAACGTGATTAGGCAAGCAGAAAGCTTTAAGTCACTCGGTGTTGAGGTTAAAAAACCAATCTCTAGTAACTTGGTGGAAGTCGCACAAAATGATTCCTTAGTAGAAAGACATCCGCTAGAGGATAAAGTAAACTAA